The Faecalibacterium sp. I3-3-89 sequence ACTCGATGCCGCCCACGTCGCCGCCATCGACGGTGTAGGCGAAGTCTGCGCCGAAGCCCGGGATGTCGAAGAGGGAAGCGCCCTCGCCGATCTCCTCGTCGGGGGTGAAGGCGATGCAGAGTTTGCCGTGGGGCAGCTTCTTCTGGATGATGGTCTCGGCGGCGGTGAGGATCTCGGCCACGCCGGATTTATCGTCTGCGCCCAGCAGGGTAGTGCCGTCGGTGGTGATGAGGGTCTCGCCCTTCAGCTCTTTCAGGAAGGGGAAGGTGGAGGTCTTCATGACCATGCCGGTGCCGGGCAGGACGACATCGCCGCCGTCGTAGTTTTCGTGGAGGATGGGCTTGACGTTCTCGCCGGAGGCGTCGGGGGCGGTGTCCATGTGGGCGATGAGGCCCAGCGCGGGCTTCTTCTCGCAGCCCTTGGTGGCGGGGATGCTGCCGTAGACGTAGCAGTGCTCGTCCACAAAGGCGTCCTCGATGCCGATGGACTTCATCTCCTCCACCAGCAGGTGGGCCAGATCAAATTCCCGCGCGGCAGAGGGGTGAGTGCCGGATTCGGGGTCAGAGGTGGTATATACTTTGGCGTATTTCAGAAGTCGCTCGTAAGCACGCATAAGTAAAGCTCCTTTATGTTTTTTCTTTATGATACCCTTTTTGAGGGCTTTTTACAAGAGGGGAGTACATTTGTGATTTCAGGTGGGTTTTCGCGCTGGTAGCGCGGGGTATGTTTTCTCTTTTGGTCAAGTGGCATGCGCTCCGCGCGGGCCAGAGGCAGGGAGGGGTGTTTCGACTCCCCCCTCCCTACCTCTGGACTCCACTCTCCCCGCAACGAGTTAAGGGCTTCTCGCCCTTAACAAACCCAAGACGGAAGTCGAAGCCCAAAAATGCTAGCCGCTTCGCTAAACGCATTTTTTTTTGTGCTTCTCCTATTTACGGCTCCGCCGAAGATTTCACGTCTCTGCTGGACGTTACCGTCAGCAGAGAGGTAACACCAGCTGCGAAGCAGCAAATCGGAGAAACGAGAAAAAAGCGTTTAGCGAAGCGGCTAGCTTTTTTCCGTTTCGACAACTCCTTTGGGGTCTGAAAGGGGCGAGCAGCCCCTTTCTCGTGGATCCAGCGCGTCGAAATCGCTGGTGCTTTTCTGGTTCTCTTTTGGCACGCAAAAGAGAACATTGGCCTTAATGAAAGAGCGCTCTGCCCCGCGCACCAGCGCGAGAAGCCGTTCATAAAAAACAAATTCTCCCGCAAGAGCGCTCTATACTATTACCCTGTAACGACCGTCATCTCCGCGTTTCGTTCAATGGCATAGTCCGTAAAATATTCCTCTTCCAGCGGGATCCACCGCTGCACGAAATTCAGATACCGCTTCCCCTCCCGGGCACGAAGCCGCCGCATCTGTTCTTCCGCCGAGCAGGTGACGAATACTTTTATATCATAGTAGGGCGCAAGGCTGGGGTGATGGCTGTAGCTGCCCTCTACGATGACCAGCGGCGCAGGCCCGAGCACCCGGGGCGGCAGATAGGCACCCTCCCGGCAGGAGTAGGCCTTGTAACACACGGCCCGCCCGGCCCGTGCGGGCGCGACGGCCTCGGCCCGCAGCCGCTCGAGGTGCATATTGGCGCAGGGAATGCGCTCCCAGCCTGTGACCCGCTGGGGCGGCGGGAGATAAAAGTCGTCGGTGTGGAGGGTGATGCTCTGGGGAAAGCGCTCGGCCAGCTGTGCGGCCAGCGTTGTTTTGCCGCTGCCGCACCGGCCATCCAGCGCCACGAGGACGGTGGGCTGCTGCTTGAGCCGGGCCGTGATCAGACCGGACAGCTCTTCGGGGGACACAAGATGCATGGGGACACCATTCCTTTGCTCAATGATCCTTTTGCCCAGTATAGCACGGCAGAGAAGATGGGGCAAATATTTTTGTAAAAAGGTGTTGACACAGGGCCAAAGCTATGATAAGATAATGTCACGTTAGAAATAACTAACCTGAAAGATTCCAAGAGACAAAGCGGCTGCTGCCGCGTTCTTTTTGCAGCGCTGGTTAGCTGATTCTAACTACACCTTCTGCATAAACGTCGCGCCGCAGGAGACAATAGCGGAAAACAGGCAGGGAGGCCGGGAAATGGAACGCAACTTTGAGACTGTGATGATCGAGCAATGCGCCCCGGTGCTGGCTGGCCTGAAGCCTGCGGGACTCTTCCGCTATGAGACCAGAGACTGCGCAGACCTTGCCCGCCGCGTCCGCAGCTGGAATGAGCAGCTGGACGAAAAAGGCCTCTGCGTCCGCGTCCTCAAGGGCTGTATGCGGACGCACCAGTATCTCGTGTACGTCTACCGTGAGAGCAGGCTGCGCGTCCTGCTGGCCCAGCCGCAGGTGCGGGACTTCCTGCGCGGCGAGGGGTACGACCTTCCCCAGCAGCCGGATGACGATGCGCCGTTGCTGCGGCAGCTGTCCCGGAGGCTCTGCTGTGAGGCTGATTTTCCCCATGAGATCGGCGTATTTCTGGGCTACCCCCTCCCCGATGTGGTGGGCTTTATCGAAAATGAGGGCCGCAACTTCACCTGCTGCGGCTGCTGGAAAGCCTACGGCGACCCTGCCGCTGCCCGGCAGCACTTCGCCCAGCTGAACAAGTGCACGGCGGTGTATCTCCGCCTGTTCCACAGCGGCACCCCCATCCAGCGTCTGGCCGTCGCAGCCTGACGCTCCTGAAATCCTGACATTCACTTCCAAATACTCTCTTTTTATCCTGGCGCCCGTCGGAGTCTGCTTAAAATAGACGATGACGGGAAGAAATCCTCCTTTTGACACGCGGCCGCCCGGTGCAGAATACCCCCTGCACCGGGCGGCTGTGTCATATGTAGAAATTGTTAAATTTTTCTGAAAAGCAGAGGATAAAATTTGTTGGTTCGTACAAACTAACTTTTTTTACGGAAAAATGATTGACAGAATTGGTTAGTAAGTGTAAACTATCTATGCTGATAGTTGCGACTGACTAACTGCCGTAGCTTTTCGGAGGGGGACGCGGACATGAGCGAGCGCGCTGCGGCGTCTGGCTGGTGCGGCCATCCCCGAGGACGAAAAAAGCGAACCGAAACGCTCCCCGCAGAATGGGGAGCACGAATGGGAGTGGAACAATTATGATGCCTTTGACTATGGCAAAAGCGGGCGAGACCGTCACCATCCGCAAGATCACCGGGAAGGATGAGGTGCGGTTGCATCTGGCCGAACTGGGTTTCGTAGTGGACAGTCAGGTGACGATCGTCAATGAGATCGCAGGCAACCTCATCGTTCAGGTCAAGGAGAGCCGTCTGGCCCTCGACAAGACGATGGCGAACCGCATTATGATCGGCTGAGCAGCGGCGAGACCGCTGTTTGGGAGACGCTCCGAAACTGGGATAGTCTCTGAATAGAAAGAAGACAAGCAGAGGAGGATTTTTATGAAGACTCTGAAAGACGTTAAGGTCGGCGAGACTGCCACCGTGGCGCGCCTGCACGGCGAAGGCCCGGTGAAGCGCCGCATCATGGACATGGGCATCACCAAGGGCGTTGAAATTTATGTCCGCAAGGTCGCCCCTCTGGGCGACCCGATGGAGCTGACCGTGCGCAACTACGAACTGAGCGTGCGCAAGGCCGACGCTGAAATGATCGAAGTCGTTTGATCGCAACGAGAGGAAAGGAGCTGCAATGAGTATCAAAATTGCACTGGCCGGCAACCCGAACTGCGGTAAAACTACCCTGTTCAACAATCTGACCGGCTCGAACCAGTACGTCGGCAATTGGCCCGGTGTTACCGTCGAGAAGAAGGAAGGCAAGCTGAAGGGCGAGAAGGATGTCATCATTCAGGATCTGCCCGGCATCTACTCCCTGTCTCCGTACACTCTGGAGGAGGTCGTCTCCCGTACTTATCTGGTCAAGGAGAAGCCCGAC is a genomic window containing:
- a CDS encoding uridine kinase family protein, which encodes MHLVSPEELSGLITARLKQQPTVLVALDGRCGSGKTTLAAQLAERFPQSITLHTDDFYLPPPQRVTGWERIPCANMHLERLRAEAVAPARAGRAVCYKAYSCREGAYLPPRVLGPAPLVIVEGSYSHHPSLAPYYDIKVFVTCSAEEQMRRLRAREGKRYLNFVQRWIPLEEEYFTDYAIERNAEMTVVTG
- a CDS encoding FeoA family protein, with amino-acid sequence MMPLTMAKAGETVTIRKITGKDEVRLHLAELGFVVDSQVTIVNEIAGNLIVQVKESRLALDKTMANRIMIG
- a CDS encoding FeoA family protein, producing MKTLKDVKVGETATVARLHGEGPVKRRIMDMGITKGVEIYVRKVAPLGDPMELTVRNYELSVRKADAEMIEVV
- a CDS encoding DUF3793 family protein, which encodes MERNFETVMIEQCAPVLAGLKPAGLFRYETRDCADLARRVRSWNEQLDEKGLCVRVLKGCMRTHQYLVYVYRESRLRVLLAQPQVRDFLRGEGYDLPQQPDDDAPLLRQLSRRLCCEADFPHEIGVFLGYPLPDVVGFIENEGRNFTCCGCWKAYGDPAAARQHFAQLNKCTAVYLRLFHSGTPIQRLAVAA
- the pepT gene encoding peptidase T; protein product: MRAYERLLKYAKVYTTSDPESGTHPSAAREFDLAHLLVEEMKSIGIEDAFVDEHCYVYGSIPATKGCEKKPALGLIAHMDTAPDASGENVKPILHENYDGGDVVLPGTGMVMKTSTFPFLKELKGETLITTDGTTLLGADDKSGVAEILTAAETIIQKKLPHGKLCIAFTPDEEIGEGASLFDIPGFGADFAYTVDGGDVGGIEYENFNAASATVTVHGFSVHPGSAKDAMINASNVAMEFHMALPAMARPETTEGYQGFYHLCQMYGDVTEAKLGYILRDHDIGKLQFKKDNLLHIACYLNCKYGPGTVEVEIKDSYRNMLEKIKPHFHLVETARKAITKAGLTPEEIPVRGGTDGAVLSWKGLPCPNLGTGGFNFHGVCECTTVERMDKATEILLNIVELYSK